The nucleotide sequence AAATCGTATAGGCGGAGAGCAAAACGAGATCGGCCGGCTGCTCCCACTCATCGCCCGCGGCATCGACAAACGTCTCGCCTGTGGCGCGCTTGCCGGAGCTGTCGAGATTGATCCGCGTGACCCCGCTGTTGTCGCGTGCCGCAAAGTTGGATTTGCGGACCAGCGCCGGCAGGATGGTGGTTTGCGGCGAGGCCTTTGAGTAGTTGCCGCAACCGAACCACTCGCAGAACCCGCAATAGGTGCATGGTCCCAGTCGAACGCCCAATGGATTTTGATATGGTCGCGACATGTTGCCGGAGGATTGCGGAAACGGCTTGTAGCCGATGTCGCGCGCCGCCTTGGCAAAGAGCGTGTGGCTGAACGGCTGATCCTGCGGCGGATTGGGATAGGGACGCGAACGCGGCCCTTCGAACGGATTGCCCCCCTCCATGATCGTGCCCTTGATGTTGCCGGCTTGGCCGGACGTGCCGCAGAGATATTCGAACCGGTCGTAATGCGGCTCGAGCTCGTCATAGGTCACGTCCCAGTCCTGGTCGTCATACCCTCGGGCAGGAAGCTTGTGCCGTAGCGCTCGGTCAGGTGGGTCTTCAGCACGAAATCCGACGGCAGGAAAGCGCCAGGTCTCGGCGTTCCAGTGCACCCCTCCCCCGCCAACGCCGTTCGGCGGCATGAATGCGCCCCAGCTCCGGATCGGCAGAGCCGTTTGGCTCATCTTGTTGCGGAAGGTGAAGGTGGTCTGGCGGGGACTGAGAAACAGCTCGTGGCGAATCCGGAACCGCAGCTCATCCGCTGCGTAGCCCGGCGGATAGTCCGTCGCCGCATTGCGCCAGGGGCCGCGCTCGATCGCGATCACATCGAGTCCGGCGTCGGCAAGCTCGTAAGCCATGATCGATCCGGTTCAGCCGAGCCCGATGATAACGACGTCCTTTGGCGGAG is from Bradyrhizobium sp. ISRA430 and encodes:
- a CDS encoding GMC family oxidoreductase N-terminal domain-containing protein; translation: MPPNGVGGGGVHWNAETWRFPAVGFRAEDPPDRALRHKLPARGYDDQDWDVTYDELEPHYDRFEYLCGTSGQAGNIKGTIMEGGNPFEGPRSRPYPNPPQDQPFSHTLFAKAARDIGYKPFPQSSGNMSRPYQNPLGVRLGPCTYCGFCEWFGCGNYSKASPQTTILPALVRKSNFAARDNSGVTRINLDSSGKRATGETFVDAAGDEWEQPADLVLLSAYTIFNIQLLLMSGIGKAYDPAPNTGVIGRNFTHQTVSDVLRSCEVHLQSFHRLRRDRNVHRRVQRRQFRPWSAWVRRRRLVGQVQTNGRPIETTPFCRERRCGARMEEGGQGKLSERDQARHRRPWQHVQLL